In a genomic window of Periophthalmus magnuspinnatus isolate fPerMag1 chromosome 3, fPerMag1.2.pri, whole genome shotgun sequence:
- the LOC117393801 gene encoding USP6 N-terminal-like protein encodes MKKDVETLIAEERADILLKYATGRQGGVQVHPWEDGDFSIYKVVDRLGFMHEKELPLPSAQEEKLKQQGLDRAEKWLKMVKKWDKYKRSEKLVKRVYKGIPAQVRGQAWALILEVEKIRRENPGKYQRMKDQALVYSSEIKQIDLDINRTFRKHVMFMERFGVKQQSLFYVLAAYSVYNTEVSYCQGMSQIAALLLMFMNEEDAFWALTQLLTDHKHAMHGFFVPGFPKLQRFQSHHDQVLSKLLPKLKRHMDREQMSTGIYSTKWFMQCFIERTPFSLTLRLWDIFILEGERLLTAMSYTILKIHRKRLMRMSLEELRDFLQERIAVSLSLSDDLIIEQLQGAMSELRKRKLDLPPPGKAEELPLRPLGQDLPALLLSHRPALACPPLPLSPDQSPSKDPRALEPPVDPLPSLDPVLIHRTALASPEDSPLTGPPPYQSPQARLTPPPDPSSRITRTLSAPVAQSEVLCLGISQSESLAPVPLLVQDGSDTEEGS; translated from the exons ATGAAGAAGGACGTGGAGACGCTGATCGCAGAGGAACGAGCCGACATCCTCCTCAAATATGCCACA GGCAGACAGGGCGGGGTGCAGGTCCACCCCTGGGAGGACGGAGACTTCAGCATCTATAAAGTGGTCGACCGCCTCGGCTTCATGCA tgagaAGGAGCTTCCACTCCCCAGCGCACAAGAGGAGAAG ctgaagCAACAGGGGCTGGACAGAGCAGAGAAATGGCTGAAGATGGTGAAGAAGTGGGACAAGTACAAACGCAGTGAGAAG ttggTGAAGCGTGTGTACAAAGGCATTCCGGCTCAGGTCCGGGGACAGGCCTGGGCTCTGATCCTGGAGGTGGAGAAGATCCGGAGGGAAAACCCAGGAAAGTACCAG AGGATGAAAGATCAGGCCCTGGTGTACTCATCTGAGATTAAACAGATTGACCTGGACATAAACCGCACCTTCAGGAAACACGTCATGTTCATGGAGAGGTTTGGAGTCAA GCAGCAGTCTCTCTTCTATGTGCTCGCTGCGTACTCAGTCTACAACACA gAAGTGAGCTACTGCCAAGGTATGAGTCAAATCGCTGCTCTGTTGTTGATGTTCATGAATGAAGAGGACGCGTTCTGGGCCCTGACTCAGCTCCTCACTGACCACAAACACGCCATGCACG GTTTCTTTGTCCCTGGATTTCCCAAACTGCAGCGTTTCCAAAGTCACCACGACCAGGTTCTGTCCAAACTGTTGCCCAAGCTCAAGAGGCACATG GACCGGGAGCAGATGTCCACCGGTATCTACAGCACCAAATGGTTCATGCAGTGTTTCATCGAGAGG ACGCCATTCAGCCTGACCCTTCGTCTGTGGGACATCTTCATCTTGGAGGGAGAGAGGCTGCTCACCGCCATGTCCTATACCATCCTTAAAATACACCGCA aGCGTTTGATGCGTATGTCATTGGAGGAGCTGAGAGACTTCCTGCAGGAGCGGATtgctgtgtctctgtccctcagTGATGACCTCATAATCGAGCAGCTGCAGGGAGCCATGTCTGagctgaggaagaggaagctCGACCTGCCTCCTCCAG GGAAAGCAGAGGAGTTGCCCCTTCGTCCTCTGGGACAGGACCTTCCAGCGCTGCTCCTCAGTCACAGACCCGCTCTGGCCtgccctcctctgcctctctctcccgaCCAGAGCCCATCTAAAGACCCCCGTGCTCTGGAGCCCCCCGTggaccccctcccctccctggATCCTGTCCTCATCCACCGCACCGCCCTTGCCTCCCCGGAAGACTCCCCCCTCACAGGACCCCCACCTTACCAGTCCCCCCAGGCCCGCCTTAcccctcctccagacccctcctccaGGATCACCAGGACTCTCTCCGCTCCTGTGGCCCAGTCTGAGGTGCTGTGTCTGGGGATCAGTCAGTCTGAAAGTCTGGCTCCTGTCCCACTCCTCGTCCAGGACGGTTCGGATACAGAGGAGGGGTCATGA